From Drosophila suzukii chromosome 2R, CBGP_Dsuzu_IsoJpt1.0, whole genome shotgun sequence, a single genomic window includes:
- the LOC108008968 gene encoding ejaculatory bulb-specific protein 2 has translation MIRLLVLMIAFAVTTRALGSIDQLMRTISDGFGGAARSDVPIAINRRFTAVPPNAEFSFGYGYRHVYF, from the exons ATGATTCGTCTTTTG GTCCTAATGATTGCTTTTGCTGTGACGACTAGGGCACTTGGCTCTATCGATCAATTAATGCGAACCATTTCCGATGGATTTGGAGGAGCTGCTAGATCGGATGTTCCCATCGCTATCAACAGAAGGTTTACCGCAGTCCCACCTAATGCCGAGTTTTCTTTTGGATATGGCTATCGTCATGTATACTTCTGA